GCGGGCGCAACGTTGCGGCGGCATATTGCCATTCTGGTGGAGTCGGGGTTGATCGCCCGTAAGGATAGCGCCAATGGCAAGCGCTTCGCCCGCAAGGGCGACGATGGCCAGATCGAGAATGCTTTTGGCTTCGACCTGTCGCCCCTCCTGGCGCGATCGGAAGAGTTGGCGATGTTGGCGCAAAGAGTGGCGGCCGAGAGAGCCTCGCTCAGGAAAGCCAAAGAGAGCCTTACAATTTGCCGGCGGGATGTTCGCAAACTTATTACTGCTGCAATGGTCGAGGGCGCCGACGGCGATTGGAAGACGACCGAGGACATCTACATTGCGCTCGCGAGCAGAATTCCGCGCGTTCCGACCCTTGAAGGGGTCACTAGCGTTCTCAATGAAATGGAGATGCTCCGTGAGGAAGTGCTTAATCGTTTGGAAAACCTCGAGAATGCTGAAAAAATTAGCACCAATGCTGCTCATATCGAGCAGCACATACAGAATTCAAAACCCGAATCCGTAAATGAATCTGAACCACGCTCCGAAAAGGAGCAGGGGGCAAAGGCGAGCTTGAGCCATCAGCCGAAGAATGAATCGCAAAGGGCGTTCCCCTTGGGATTGGTGCTCAAGGCGTGCCCGATGATCAGCGACTATGCACCGCGCGGCGTGGGGAGCTGGCGAGATCTGATGTCTGCCGCTGTGGTGGTTCGATCTATGCTGGGGGTAAGCCCTTCCGCCTACCAGGATGCCTGCGAGGCGCTAGGACCGGAGAATGCTGCGGTGGCAATTGCGTGCATCCTGGAAAGGGCTAACTTCATCAACTCTCCTGGAGGCTATCTGCGGGATCTAACGCGCCGAAGTGAGCGCGGTGAATTCTCGCTTGGCCCGATGATAATGGCGTTGTTGAAGGCCAACGGGCAAGGCGGTTTGAGGGCTGGGTAAGTGCGGCTGATCGTTATTCCTGCCGTTGAGGATTTCGGTTGTGGTCAGCTGACCACCAAGCTAACCCCTTGGAAAACACCAACTTTCAAAGGCGGCTTGTCGCAGGCATTGTGCCGGTTACCGTCTGGCTCCCGAGCCAAATGACGCCTCTTAGGGGAACAGTAGACCGTGATCTCAATACGAACGCGCCCAAGGTCGCGCACGAACAAGACCAGGAGCGAAGTCTTCGCACGAAATGGCAGCCGCCTTTCATCAATTCATTGGCACCGGCGCGGCAAATCGCAAGGCGGCCGGCTGTGCCGGCTAATCGCGAGTGGGCGATGGCGCCGCATGGATAGGACGCAATAGGAACAAGTACCTGCTGCCATCCGCAGCGCCGGAATCTACGGGGCTGATTCGCGGCGGCACTTCCACAACACTGGGAGAATTCATCAACCGCTATCTTGGGCGAGGTGACGCAATGAGCCACTCGACCCTATGGTCTTTTGACCAGGCAAGAATGGCATTCGAGGTGAGTTTGGTGCCGTTGTCGGAGAGATCATTGCGAGTTTCGAGCGAGGCGACGACCGGAGATCGAGGTGTCCGGGGATCGCCGCGAGGCATTCTCGCGTCGCGTCATCGACGATGTTGAGCACGCGAAACCCCCTTCCGTAAGCGAACTTGCAGGCGCGCGCGCACCGATCCTGGCCAACGCGAAGGCTCTGCCCGCTGGTCGCTGGATTTTGTTCGTGACCAAAAGCAAATGATCCAGTGGAACATTTCTCCACCGAACGACTGAGGCATATACCTATCTCGCAAGGCCCAGCCATCGGCACAGTATTTGAGTCCGTTGAAGAAGGTGATGGGTCCAGGCGGCTTGGAGGAGGCATAGCCGTTCCAGCCGCCGAGTTTGGCGATGATCCAAGCGGCCCAGGCGAGCGAAGCTTTGGGATGGGGATTGGATTGCAGCTTGGTCTTGCCCTTGAAGCGGCTTTCGAGGGCGGCGAGCGTGTTGATCTCGTGGGGACTGACTGCCAGGCTTGCCGGGTGAGGATCGCCGCCACTGCGGTCCTGCACGAGTTGGAGGACGATTGCCGCGGCCTTGGCGGCGATGGCGACGAGCTTTTCCAGCCGCGGCGCTAACTGCAATTGGCTGTCCTCGATCTTGAAGCCCTGCGTCTTCATCACCCGGAAGAACTGCTCGATCATCCAGCGCTGCTTGTACCAAGCGACGATCTGCCAGGCGTCAGTCGCACTGGAGAGCGCATGGGTGGTCAAGAGCAGCCAATGCAAGGGCTCGACACCGTCGGGTGCGTCCGGTTCGACGACCTCGACCCAACTGAGCCTAACCCCGTCGGGCAGCCCTTCTTCGCGCAGGTTTTGCGGTTGCCTGATCGTCGCCTGGCCGAAGCGCAGGCACAACGTTGCCT
The Rhizobium sp. BT04 DNA segment above includes these coding regions:
- the repC gene encoding plasmid replication protein RepC, yielding MQSGNVATPFGRRPMTLALVRRQAAMEIKHGKAADKWKVLRDASAAMELLKIQSNSLAVLDALLSFYPDNELRQDAQLIVFPSNAQLALRAHAMAGATLRRHIAILVESGLIARKDSANGKRFARKGDDGQIENAFGFDLSPLLARSEELAMLAQRVAAERASLRKAKESLTICRRDVRKLITAAMVEGADGDWKTTEDIYIALASRIPRVPTLEGVTSVLNEMEMLREEVLNRLENLENAEKISTNAAHIEQHIQNSKPESVNESEPRSEKEQGAKASLSHQPKNESQRAFPLGLVLKACPMISDYAPRGVGSWRDLMSAAVVVRSMLGVSPSAYQDACEALGPENAAVAIACILERANFINSPGGYLRDLTRRSERGEFSLGPMIMALLKANGQGGLRAG
- a CDS encoding IS4 family transposase, which produces MMWAHLPDQRFDLLSRVMHDHALIGGSKLRDVVETVRFCDTQTIELRERADRPARQATLCLRFGQATIRQPQNLREEGLPDGVRLSWVEVVEPDAPDGVEPLHWLLLTTHALSSATDAWQIVAWYKQRWMIEQFFRVMKTQGFKIEDSQLQLAPRLEKLVAIAAKAAAIVLQLVQDRSGGDPHPASLAVSPHEINTLAALESRFKGKTKLQSNPHPKASLAWAAWIIAKLGGWNGYASSKPPGPITFFNGLKYCADGWALRDRYMPQSFGGEMFHWIICFWSRTKSSDQRAEPSRWPGSVRARLQVRLRKGVSRAQHRR